TTAAAAGCCTTGGTTTTTGAAGGAAAAATTGGCAAAGAAAAAATTATGATTATCTTACCGGAAACTTTTATGAATAAATCCGGAGAGAGCATAAGGCCATTGACGCCTTCGGCCAAAAAAACAGAAAACCTTGTCGTTCTTCATGACGATATTGATTTGCCGCTCGGCAAGTTCAAAATTTCTTTCGGCAAAAGTTCGGCCGGACACAAGGGGGTGGAGTCGGTCATCAAAGCCGTAAAGACGAAAGATTTTGTAAGAATAAGAATCGGCGTTTCGGTAGCGACGCCATCGGGGAAAATCAAAAAACCGTCCGGAGATAAATTTTTGGACTACATCGTGGGCAAATTCAAACCGGCGGAATTGTCGATAATCAAAAAAGTCTCCAAAGAGATAAGTTTAGCTTTGGAAACTATTGTTAAAGAAGGGAGAGAGAAAGCGATGAGCGAGTTTAATTAGGCCTGTTTCTCCTGATAAATCAGCGCCAGTTTTCTGTCTTTGGGTTCAAAGGTGGAGATTTGGAAGTTGTAGGATTTGCCCAGTTCCAGTTTATGCTTCATTTCCGCTTCTGATTTAAAACCGGAAATGTGCACCAGGCCGGCCACGCCTTCCTCAATGCTGGCCAGCGCGCCGTGTTTGTTGAATTTGATGACGACGCCTTTGACGACGTCTCCTTTTTTGTATTTTTCTTTGGCTTCCTGCCACGGGTCAAGTTTGAGGGCCTTAAGCGAGAGGGAGAACTTGCCGTCGTTTATGTTGATGATCTGGGCTTTGACTTTCTGCCCGACTTTGAACATGGCTGAAGGATTTTCCACCAAAGACCAGTCCAGTTCGGAAATGTGGGCCAATCCTTCCAGATTGTCGGCAATTTTTATGAATATGCCAAAGTCAACGACGCCGGTGACGTCGCCGTCTATGATGTCGCCGACTTTGTATTTGGAAACGACCTCCTTTATTTCTTCGGCGTTGCCGCTTTTCTCCGAGAAAATGAGCTTGTTTTCTTTTTGGTCGCTGGCCAGTATGACCACTTTGATTTTTTCTCCCACGAGTTTTTTGAGTTCCACTTCTATCTTGTCTTTGTCACCGTCCTCAATGCGCGGATAATGGTTGGATTTGAGCTGGGAGGTCGGCAAAAATCCCTGGATGCCGTTCCATTCCAAAACAAGGCCACCTTTGTTGGCG
The Candidatus Paceibacter sp. DNA segment above includes these coding regions:
- a CDS encoding S1 RNA-binding domain-containing protein → MTTAQKEKQPAVATKQSAMEALFKSVPLAMPKVDDLIEGIVLSQDSSAVYIDLSPIGTGIIYGREYNRAKDIIRALNPGDKITVKITETENEKGYFSLSLKEAKQKIVWREAEEMQKSKAPLTLAVTDANKGGLVLEWNGIQGFLPTSQLKSNHYPRIEDGDKDKIEVELKKLVGEKIKVVILASDQKENKLIFSEKSGNAEEIKEVVSKYKVGDIIDGDVTGVVDFGIFIKIADNLEGLAHISELDWSLVENPSAMFKVGQKVKAQIININDGKFSLSLKALKLDPWQEAKEKYKKGDVVKGVVIKFNKHGALASIEEGVAGLVHISGFKSEAEMKHKLELGKSYNFQISTFEPKDRKLALIYQEKQA
- a CDS encoding aminoacyl-tRNA hydrolase — its product is MYYIVGLGNPGEEYEQTRHNAGRMTLLDFIKKEGIDEPEFDKKLKALVFEGKIGKEKIMIILPETFMNKSGESIRPLTPSAKKTENLVVLHDDIDLPLGKFKISFGKSSAGHKGVESVIKAVKTKDFVRIRIGVSVATPSGKIKKPSGDKFLDYIVGKFKPAELSIIKKVSKEISLALETIVKEGREKAMSEFN